One Salvelinus fontinalis isolate EN_2023a chromosome 11, ASM2944872v1, whole genome shotgun sequence DNA window includes the following coding sequences:
- the LOC129864964 gene encoding chymotrypsin B-like: MAFLWFVSCLAFVSAAYGCGIPAIKPEVSGYARIVNGEEAVPHSWPWQVSLQQTSGFHFCGGSLINENWVVTAAHCNVATYHRVIVGEHKRGSGNNAEDIQILKPAKVFTHPKWNPSTINNDISLIKLSTPAVLNTNVSPVCLAETADVFAPGMTCVTSGWGLLRYNAINTPNLLQQAALPLLSNEQCKEHWGSSISDVMICAGGAGATSCMGDSGGPLVCEKDNVWTLVGIVSWGSSRCSTTTPAVYARVTELRSWVDQTLAAN, encoded by the exons ATGGCTTTCCTATGGTTCGTGTCCTGTCTCGCCTTCGTCAGCGCCGCCTACG GCTGCGGCATCCCTGCCATCAAGCCCGAGGTGTCTGGCTATGCCCGCATCGTTAATGGTGAGGAGGCTGTGCCCCACTCCTGGCCCTGGCAGGTATCTCTGCAGCAGACCAGCGGCTTCCACTTCTGTGGGGGATCCCTGATCAATGAGAACTGGGTGGTCACCGCCGCTCACTGCAACGTCGCTACCTACCACCGCGTGATCGTTGGAGAGCACAAGAGGGGCAGCGGCAACAACGCTGAGGACATCCAGATCCTGAAGCCCGCTAAG GTGTTCACCCACCCCAAGTGGAACCCCAGTACCATCAACAACGATATCTCCCTGATCAAGCTGTCCACCCCTGCTGTCCTGAACACCAATGTGTCCCCCGTGTGCCTGGCTGAGACCGCCGACGTCTTCGCACCTGGCATGACCTGCGTGACCTCCGGCTGGGGTCTGCTGCGCTACAATGCTATCAACACCCCCAACCTGCTGCAGCAGGCTGCTCTGCCCCTTCTGTCCAACGAGCAGTGCAAGGAGCACTGGGGGAGCAGCATCTCCGACGTCATGATCTGTGCCGGTGGTGCTGGTGCTACCTCCTGCATGGGTGACTCCGGTGGCCCCCTGGTCTGTGAGAAGGACAACGTCTGGACCCTGGTCGGTATTGTGTCCTGGGGCAGCAGCCGTTGCTCTACCACTACCCCCGCTGTGTACGCCCGCGTCACCGAGCTCCGTTCCTGGGTGGACCAGACCCTGGCCGCCAACTAA